From a single Mycolicibacterium mengxianglii genomic region:
- the katG gene encoding catalase/peroxidase HPI: MKGNTVSSDTPSSQESSSDTSDARPPHAASKTASHSETENPTIHSPEPKAHAPLTNQDWWPDQIDISVLHRQSSKGNPFGETFDYGEEVKNLDAEALKADVIALMTDSQDWWPADYGSYGGLFIRMSWHSAGTYRIFDGRGGGGQGSQRFAPLNSWPDNVSLDKSRRLLWPIKQKYGNKLSWADLIVFAGNCALEASGFKTFGFAFGREDIYEPEETLWGQEDTWLGTDKRYSGERELAEPFGATTMGLIYVNPEGPEGKPDPVAAAHDIRETFRRMAMNDEETAALIVGGHTLGKTHGAASGDLVGPEPEGAPIEQQGLGWKCAFGTGKGRDTVTSGLEVVWTDTPTQWDNRFLELLYGNEWELTKSPADAWQFEAKDAEPIIPDPFDGPPRKPTMLVTDVAMRVDPIYGQITRRWLDHPEEFNEAFGKAWYKLLHRDMGPITRYRGPWIPEPQLWQDPVPAVEGALIDEQDISSLKAKVLDSGLSVQQLVKTAWASASSFRGTDKRGGANGARIRLEPQKGWTANEPAELAQVLSALEQIQQNFNGSAAGGKKVSLADLIVLAGAAAVEKAAKDAGFDVTVPFTPGRTDTSQELTDVESFAVLEPRADGFRNFVRSGEKTPLEKLLLDKAYMLDLTGPELTVLIGGMRVLGANHGGSKHGVFTDRPGVLTTDFFVNLLDMSTEWKPSKSTENVYEGRDRNSGQPKWTATANDLVFGSNSVLRGLAEVYAQDDNKGKFVNDFAAAWAKVANNDRFDLKKK; the protein is encoded by the coding sequence ATGAAGGGAAACACCGTGTCGTCCGATACGCCGTCTTCACAAGAGTCGTCCTCAGATACCTCCGATGCCCGCCCGCCCCACGCTGCTTCGAAAACGGCCAGCCACAGCGAGACCGAAAACCCGACCATCCACTCCCCCGAACCGAAAGCGCACGCCCCCCTGACCAACCAGGACTGGTGGCCCGACCAGATCGACATCTCCGTCCTGCACCGCCAGTCGTCGAAAGGCAACCCGTTCGGTGAGACCTTCGACTACGGCGAGGAGGTCAAGAATCTCGACGCTGAAGCGCTCAAGGCCGACGTCATCGCGTTGATGACCGACTCGCAGGACTGGTGGCCGGCCGACTACGGCAGCTATGGCGGTCTCTTCATCCGGATGAGCTGGCACTCCGCGGGCACGTACCGCATCTTCGACGGCCGCGGTGGCGGCGGTCAGGGCAGCCAGCGCTTCGCCCCGCTCAACAGCTGGCCCGACAACGTCAGCCTGGACAAGTCGCGACGGCTGCTGTGGCCGATCAAGCAGAAGTACGGCAACAAGCTTTCCTGGGCCGACCTGATCGTGTTCGCCGGTAACTGTGCGCTGGAGGCGTCGGGCTTCAAGACCTTCGGCTTCGCCTTCGGCCGCGAAGACATCTATGAACCCGAGGAGACGTTGTGGGGCCAGGAGGACACCTGGCTGGGCACCGACAAGCGCTACTCCGGTGAGCGCGAGCTCGCCGAACCGTTCGGCGCCACCACCATGGGCCTGATCTACGTCAATCCGGAAGGCCCCGAAGGCAAGCCGGATCCAGTGGCGGCAGCGCACGACATCCGCGAGACCTTCAGGCGGATGGCGATGAACGACGAGGAAACCGCCGCACTGATCGTCGGTGGCCACACCCTCGGCAAGACCCACGGCGCCGCCAGCGGCGACCTGGTGGGACCGGAACCCGAAGGTGCCCCGATCGAACAGCAGGGCCTGGGGTGGAAATGCGCGTTCGGCACCGGCAAGGGCCGCGACACCGTCACCAGCGGCCTCGAGGTGGTCTGGACCGACACCCCGACCCAGTGGGACAACCGCTTCCTGGAACTCCTGTACGGCAACGAGTGGGAGCTGACCAAGAGCCCGGCCGACGCCTGGCAGTTCGAGGCCAAGGATGCGGAACCGATCATCCCGGATCCGTTCGACGGGCCGCCGCGCAAGCCCACGATGCTGGTCACCGACGTCGCCATGCGGGTCGACCCGATCTACGGACAGATCACCCGGCGATGGCTCGACCATCCCGAGGAGTTCAACGAGGCGTTCGGCAAGGCTTGGTACAAGCTGCTGCACCGCGACATGGGCCCGATCACCCGCTACCGGGGACCGTGGATTCCCGAGCCGCAGCTGTGGCAGGACCCGGTACCGGCGGTCGAAGGCGCGTTGATCGACGAGCAGGACATCAGCTCGCTCAAGGCCAAGGTGCTCGACTCCGGCCTGTCGGTTCAGCAGCTGGTGAAGACGGCCTGGGCGTCGGCTTCGAGCTTCCGCGGCACCGACAAGCGCGGTGGTGCGAACGGGGCACGGATCCGCCTGGAACCGCAAAAGGGTTGGACCGCCAATGAACCGGCCGAGCTGGCCCAGGTGCTGTCCGCGCTCGAGCAGATCCAGCAGAACTTCAACGGTTCGGCAGCCGGCGGCAAGAAGGTCTCGCTGGCCGACCTGATCGTGCTGGCCGGCGCAGCGGCGGTGGAGAAGGCCGCCAAGGACGCCGGGTTCGACGTCACCGTCCCGTTCACTCCGGGCCGCACCGACACCTCTCAGGAGCTGACCGACGTCGAGTCGTTCGCCGTGCTGGAACCGCGCGCCGACGGCTTCCGCAACTTCGTCCGGTCCGGCGAGAAGACCCCGTTGGAGAAACTGCTGCTGGACAAGGCCTACATGCTGGACCTCACCGGTCCGGAGCTGACCGTGCTCATTGGCGGTATGCGGGTGCTCGGGGCCAACCACGGCGGCAGCAAGCACGGCGTGTTCACCGACAGGCCAGGCGTACTGACCACCGACTTCTTCGTGAACCTGCTCGACATGAGCACCGAGTGGAAGCCCTCGAAGTCCACCGAGAACGTCTACGAGGGGCGCGACCGCAATTCGGGTCAGCCCAAGTGGACGGCGACGGCCAACGACCTGGTGTTCGGCTCGAACTCGGTCCTGCGTGGGCTTGCCGAGGTGTACGCCCAAGACGACAACAAGGGCAAGTTCGTCAACGACTTCGCAGCCGCGTGGGCCAAGGTAGCCAACAACGACCGCTTCGATCTCAAGAAGAAGTGA
- a CDS encoding ABC transporter ATP-binding protein translates to MTDNPLIDEDMAALHREVHAAEGETLLETQDLTVKFGGLTALDAVNFRIKRGEILGLIGPNGAGKTTCFNAITGVYRPTSGSVTFDGEPLGRIKRHEITRKGIARTFQNIRLWGEMTALENVVVGTDARHLTSVPGALFRTSRHRREEQSAIEKAAALLQFVGIAHRGEEKAKNLPYGDQRRLEIARALATEPKLLCLDEPAAGFNPSEKSALIELIQAIRDDGYTVLLIEHDMRLVMGVTDRIVVLEFGRKIADGLPAEIREDPKVVAAYLGVPDDELE, encoded by the coding sequence ATGACGGACAATCCGCTGATCGACGAGGACATGGCCGCGCTGCATCGCGAGGTCCATGCCGCCGAAGGCGAAACCCTGTTGGAGACCCAGGATCTGACGGTCAAGTTCGGCGGGCTGACGGCGCTGGACGCCGTGAACTTCCGGATCAAACGGGGCGAGATCCTCGGGCTGATCGGACCCAACGGAGCGGGCAAGACCACCTGCTTCAACGCGATCACCGGGGTGTATCGACCGACCTCGGGTTCGGTGACCTTCGACGGTGAGCCGCTGGGCCGGATCAAGCGTCACGAGATCACCCGCAAGGGAATCGCCCGGACGTTCCAGAACATCCGGCTCTGGGGTGAGATGACGGCGTTGGAGAACGTGGTCGTAGGCACCGACGCCAGGCACCTCACCTCGGTGCCGGGCGCCTTGTTCCGCACTTCGCGCCACCGTCGCGAGGAGCAGTCGGCCATCGAGAAGGCTGCGGCGCTGCTGCAGTTCGTCGGTATCGCCCACCGCGGGGAAGAGAAGGCCAAGAATCTGCCGTACGGCGATCAGCGCCGGCTCGAGATCGCCCGGGCGCTGGCGACCGAGCCGAAGCTGTTGTGCCTGGACGAGCCGGCCGCGGGGTTCAACCCGAGTGAGAAATCGGCTCTGATCGAGCTGATCCAGGCGATCCGCGACGACGGCTACACGGTGTTGCTCATCGAGCATGACATGCGGCTGGTCATGGGCGTGACCGACCGGATCGTGGTGCTGGAGTTCGGTCGTAAGATCGCCGACGGCCTACCCGCCGAGATCCGCGAGGACCCGAAGGTGGTCGCCGCCTACCTGGGAGTGCCTGATGACGAACTCGAATGA
- a CDS encoding SDR family oxidoreductase, translating to MTVWMITGAGRGLGLELARAALAGGDQVAVAARRPESLPGDVTEHPAALPLTLDVTDQTQIDRGVAAVADRFGTLDVLVNNAGRGLLGALEEVTDAEARSLFDVNVFGLINTTRAVLPLMRAAGSGKLVHVGSRSGFEGEPGVSMYSASKFAVAGISEALAAELAPFGVQSMVVEPGVLRTDFLDPSSLHLPRHRVAAYAGTPAHATLDWAGQSNHTQLGDPVKAAAFIYRVVSGERLPLHLPVGRDALERREVVAERLARESAPWRDAAADTACDDALEPTT from the coding sequence ATGACTGTCTGGATGATTACCGGTGCCGGTCGCGGACTCGGCCTGGAGCTCGCACGCGCCGCCCTTGCCGGAGGCGACCAGGTGGCCGTCGCGGCCAGACGACCCGAATCACTACCCGGGGACGTCACCGAGCATCCCGCCGCGCTGCCGCTGACACTCGATGTGACCGACCAGACCCAGATCGACCGCGGCGTCGCGGCGGTGGCCGACCGGTTCGGCACCCTGGACGTGCTGGTCAACAACGCAGGCCGTGGGTTGCTCGGTGCGCTGGAAGAGGTCACCGATGCCGAAGCGCGGTCCCTGTTCGACGTCAATGTGTTCGGCCTGATCAACACGACCCGGGCGGTGCTCCCGCTGATGCGGGCCGCAGGGTCGGGCAAGCTCGTCCACGTGGGCTCACGCTCCGGGTTCGAAGGTGAGCCGGGGGTGAGCATGTACTCGGCCAGCAAGTTCGCCGTTGCCGGCATCAGCGAGGCGCTGGCCGCCGAGCTGGCACCGTTCGGTGTTCAGAGCATGGTGGTCGAGCCGGGCGTGCTTCGCACCGACTTCCTGGATCCGAGTTCACTGCACCTGCCCAGGCACCGCGTCGCTGCCTATGCCGGCACGCCGGCGCACGCGACACTGGACTGGGCGGGGCAGTCCAACCACACCCAGCTGGGCGATCCGGTCAAAGCCGCCGCGTTCATCTACCGGGTGGTCTCTGGCGAGCGGCTGCCGCTGCACCTCCCGGTCGGGCGGGACGCGCTGGAACGGCGGGAGGTCGTCGCCGAACGGCTCGCGCGCGAGTCCGCTCCGTGGCGCGACGCAGCCGCGGACACCGCCTGCGATGATGCCCTGGAACCAACGACCTGA
- a CDS encoding Zn-ribbon domain-containing OB-fold protein yields MPGATQANQPAIDGWWDTDDAGNPHLIGSKCPQCGTYVFPPRPNGCPNPACDGDALDSVALSRRGKVWSYTENRYAPPPPYPSPDPFEPFAVAAVELADEGLIVLGKVVDGTLAADLKVGVEMELTTETLYTDDDGVERVTYAWRLP; encoded by the coding sequence GTGCCAGGAGCGACGCAAGCCAACCAGCCGGCCATCGACGGGTGGTGGGACACCGACGACGCCGGGAACCCCCATCTGATCGGCAGCAAGTGTCCGCAGTGCGGAACGTATGTCTTTCCGCCTCGTCCGAACGGCTGCCCGAACCCCGCCTGCGACGGCGACGCGTTGGACTCGGTGGCGTTGTCGCGCCGCGGGAAAGTGTGGAGCTACACCGAGAACCGCTATGCACCGCCGCCTCCGTACCCCTCACCCGACCCGTTCGAGCCCTTCGCGGTCGCGGCAGTCGAACTCGCCGATGAAGGCCTCATCGTGCTGGGCAAGGTGGTCGACGGCACGCTGGCCGCGGACCTGAAGGTCGGCGTCGAGATGGAGCTGACCACCGAAACGCTGTACACCGACGACGACGGCGTCGAGCGGGTCACCTATGCATGGAGGCTGCCATGA
- the polA gene encoding DNA polymerase I: protein MSPAKTASTKAPARPSKQPGDKPTLMLLDGNSLAFRAFYALPAENFKTQGGLTTNAVYGFTAMLINLLRDEAPTHIAAAFDVSRQTFRLEKYPEYKAGRSATPDEFRGQIDITKEVLAALGITVLAEVGFEADDLIATLATQAEAEGYRVLVVTGDRDALQLVSDDVTVLYPIKGVSELTRFTPEAVANKYGLTPAQYPDFAALRGDPSDNLPGIPGVGEKTATKWIAEYGSLQALVDNVDKVKGKVGDSLRANLANVLLNRELTDLVKDVPLAQTPDTLRMQPWNRDQIHRLFDDLEFRVLRDRLFDTLASADPETDQGFDVRGGLLEPGTLAAWLAAHTGEGRSGLAVVGTHLAFDADATAVAIVAADGEGIYIDTTKLTPEDEAALASWLADPEAPKALHEAKLAMHDLEGRGWRLAGVTSDTALAAYLVRPGQRSFALDDLSVRYLRRELRADTPEQQQLSLLDEDGDDVDDQAVQTLILRAGAVADLADALDEELARIDSSALLGQMELPVQRVLAELESNGIAIDVKLLGELQSEFADQIRDAAEAAYAVIGKQINLGSPKQLQTVLFDELEMPKTKKTKTGYTTDADALQSLFDKTGHPFLQHLLTHRDVTRLKVTVDGLLNAVASDGRIHTTFNQTIAATGRLSSTEPNLQNIPIRTDAGRRIRDGFVVGAGYAELMTADYSQIEMRIMAHLSRDAGLIEAFNTGEDLHSFVASRAFDVPIDEVTPELRRRVKAMSYGLAYGLSAYGLSAQLKISTEEAKLQMDQYFSRFGGIRDYLRDVVDQARKDGYTSTVFGRRRYLPELDSSNRNVREAAERAALNAPIQGSAADIIKVAMINVDQAIKEAGLKTRMLLQVHDELLLEVAEGERDQVEALVRDKMGSAYPLDVPLEVSVGYGRSWDAAAH, encoded by the coding sequence GTGAGCCCCGCCAAGACAGCATCAACGAAGGCCCCCGCCAGACCCAGCAAGCAGCCTGGTGACAAGCCCACCCTGATGCTGCTGGACGGCAACTCGCTGGCCTTCCGCGCGTTCTACGCATTGCCTGCCGAGAACTTCAAGACCCAGGGCGGCCTGACCACCAACGCGGTGTACGGCTTCACGGCGATGCTGATCAATCTGCTGCGCGACGAGGCCCCGACCCACATCGCCGCCGCGTTCGACGTGTCCCGGCAGACCTTCCGCCTGGAGAAGTATCCGGAGTACAAGGCGGGCAGGTCCGCCACCCCGGATGAGTTCCGCGGGCAGATCGACATCACCAAAGAGGTGCTCGCCGCCCTGGGCATCACCGTGCTCGCCGAGGTGGGCTTCGAGGCCGATGACCTGATCGCCACGCTGGCCACCCAGGCCGAGGCCGAGGGATATCGGGTGCTGGTGGTCACCGGTGACCGGGACGCGCTCCAGTTGGTCAGCGACGACGTGACCGTCCTCTATCCGATCAAGGGCGTCAGCGAGCTGACCAGGTTCACGCCGGAGGCGGTGGCGAACAAGTACGGCCTCACTCCCGCCCAGTATCCCGACTTCGCCGCGCTGCGCGGCGATCCCAGTGACAACCTGCCGGGCATCCCAGGCGTAGGGGAGAAGACCGCCACCAAATGGATCGCCGAGTACGGCTCGCTGCAGGCACTGGTGGACAACGTCGACAAGGTCAAGGGCAAGGTCGGGGACTCGCTACGGGCGAACCTGGCCAATGTGCTGCTCAACCGTGAGCTCACCGACCTGGTCAAGGACGTACCCCTGGCGCAGACGCCGGACACCCTGCGCATGCAGCCCTGGAACCGCGACCAGATTCACCGGCTGTTCGACGACCTCGAGTTCCGGGTGCTGCGGGACCGGTTGTTCGACACCCTGGCATCGGCAGATCCGGAGACCGACCAGGGTTTCGATGTGCGGGGCGGTCTGCTCGAACCGGGCACACTGGCGGCCTGGCTGGCCGCACACACCGGGGAGGGCCGATCCGGGCTCGCGGTGGTGGGCACCCATCTGGCCTTCGATGCCGACGCCACCGCGGTGGCCATCGTCGCCGCTGATGGCGAGGGAATCTATATCGACACCACGAAGCTGACGCCTGAGGACGAGGCGGCGCTCGCATCCTGGCTCGCAGACCCGGAAGCGCCGAAAGCGCTGCACGAGGCCAAGCTGGCGATGCACGACCTGGAGGGCCGCGGTTGGCGGCTCGCCGGAGTCACCTCCGATACCGCGTTGGCTGCCTACCTGGTGCGTCCCGGGCAACGCAGCTTCGCCCTCGATGATCTCTCGGTGCGCTACCTGCGCCGCGAGCTGCGCGCCGATACCCCTGAGCAGCAGCAACTTTCACTGCTCGATGAGGACGGCGACGATGTCGACGACCAAGCGGTGCAGACGCTGATCCTGCGGGCCGGCGCGGTCGCCGACCTGGCCGACGCGCTTGACGAGGAGCTCGCCCGGATCGACTCCTCGGCGCTGCTCGGTCAGATGGAGCTCCCGGTGCAGCGGGTGCTGGCCGAGCTGGAAAGCAACGGCATTGCCATCGACGTGAAGCTGCTCGGCGAACTGCAGAGTGAGTTCGCCGACCAGATCCGCGACGCCGCTGAGGCCGCATACGCGGTGATCGGCAAGCAGATCAATCTCGGATCGCCCAAACAGCTGCAGACGGTGCTGTTCGACGAGCTCGAGATGCCCAAGACCAAGAAGACCAAGACCGGTTACACCACTGACGCCGATGCGCTGCAGTCGTTGTTCGACAAAACCGGCCACCCGTTCCTGCAGCATCTGTTGACCCACCGCGACGTCACCCGGCTGAAGGTCACCGTCGACGGCCTGCTCAACGCGGTGGCTTCCGACGGACGCATTCACACCACCTTCAATCAGACGATCGCGGCGACCGGCAGGCTGTCTTCTACCGAGCCGAACCTGCAGAACATCCCGATCCGCACCGACGCCGGCCGCCGCATCCGCGACGGTTTCGTCGTGGGGGCCGGGTACGCCGAACTCATGACCGCTGACTACAGCCAGATCGAGATGCGGATCATGGCCCACCTCTCGCGGGACGCGGGCCTTATCGAAGCGTTCAACACCGGCGAGGATCTGCACTCGTTCGTCGCCTCACGCGCCTTCGACGTCCCGATCGACGAGGTGACGCCCGAGTTGCGACGGCGGGTCAAGGCGATGTCCTACGGGCTGGCGTACGGGTTGAGCGCGTACGGGTTGTCCGCGCAGCTCAAGATCTCCACCGAAGAAGCCAAACTGCAGATGGACCAGTACTTCTCGCGGTTCGGCGGCATCCGCGACTACCTGCGTGACGTGGTGGATCAGGCGCGCAAAGACGGCTACACCTCCACGGTGTTCGGGCGCCGGCGCTACCTGCCGGAGCTCGACAGCAGCAACCGCAACGTCCGCGAGGCAGCGGAACGGGCCGCACTCAACGCGCCGATTCAGGGCAGCGCCGCCGACATCATCAAGGTCGCGATGATCAACGTCGACCAGGCGATCAAGGAGGCCGGGCTCAAGACGCGGATGCTGCTTCAGGTGCACGACGAGCTGCTGCTCGAGGTCGCCGAGGGCGAACGCGACCAGGTCGAGGCATTGGTCCGCGACAAGATGGGTTCGGCGTACCCGCTCGATGTTCCGTTGGAGGTGTCAGTGGGGTACGGCCGCAGCTGGGACGCGGCCGCCCACTGA
- a CDS encoding helix-turn-helix transcriptional regulator → MPHGPEGSEPGLAAFLRSARARLTPEQAGISDIGRRRVAGLRREELALLAGVSVDYYTRLEQGRSRSASTEVLDSLADALHLDDAERAHLHAIARPTPARRRRGQKPQQVHPTTWLLLDVLDDAHKPAFVLGRRLDVLGQNRLAAGLVADFASMPVAERNQARFVFLDPHARELYADWDQVAADTAAMLRLEAGQRPDDPALENLVGELSIHSPEFRRLWARNNVHRRSIGTKRYQHPLVGALDITYQAMTPGDDPEQTLFVYHADAGSPSEHALRLLADMLTGAAPVSERRSPTSRDRTGPGWR, encoded by the coding sequence ATGCCCCATGGACCCGAAGGATCCGAACCAGGCCTGGCGGCATTCCTGCGCTCTGCGCGGGCGCGGCTGACGCCGGAACAGGCAGGTATCAGCGATATCGGCCGCCGCCGCGTTGCCGGGCTGCGTCGCGAAGAGCTTGCTCTGCTGGCAGGCGTCAGTGTCGACTACTACACGCGGCTGGAGCAGGGACGCAGCAGAAGCGCCTCCACCGAGGTGCTCGATTCTCTGGCCGACGCGCTTCATCTCGACGATGCCGAGCGTGCCCACCTACATGCGATCGCCCGCCCCACCCCCGCCCGTCGACGGCGCGGTCAGAAGCCGCAGCAGGTGCACCCAACGACATGGCTGTTGCTTGACGTGCTCGATGACGCACACAAGCCTGCTTTTGTCCTGGGCCGACGCCTCGATGTGCTGGGGCAGAACCGGCTGGCCGCAGGCCTGGTCGCCGACTTCGCGAGTATGCCTGTCGCAGAACGCAATCAGGCTCGATTCGTCTTCCTCGACCCACACGCCAGGGAGCTCTATGCCGACTGGGACCAGGTTGCCGCTGATACTGCCGCCATGCTCCGGCTGGAAGCGGGACAGCGTCCCGATGACCCCGCCCTCGAAAATCTCGTCGGCGAGCTGTCGATTCACAGCCCCGAATTCCGCCGCCTGTGGGCCCGCAACAACGTCCATCGGCGCAGCATCGGAACCAAGCGCTACCAGCATCCCCTGGTCGGTGCGCTCGACATCACCTATCAGGCAATGACTCCCGGTGACGACCCCGAGCAGACGCTGTTCGTCTACCACGCCGACGCCGGGTCCCCGTCGGAACACGCATTGCGCCTACTGGCCGACATGCTGACCGGCGCCGCGCCGGTCAGCGAGCGACGATCACCGACGAGCCGTGACCGAACAGGCCCTGGTTGGCGGTGA
- a CDS encoding Fe-S protein gives MELLRNVVVLLHIVGFAITFGAWVTEAAAQRFRTSRVMDYGLLVSLVTGLALAAPWPAGIELNYPKIGTKLVLLVILGGVLGMGNARQRRTGESVPRPLFYAVGALSFVTAGIAVLW, from the coding sequence GTGGAACTACTACGCAACGTAGTTGTGTTGCTGCACATCGTCGGATTCGCAATCACGTTCGGCGCCTGGGTGACCGAGGCGGCGGCGCAGCGTTTCCGCACCAGCCGAGTGATGGATTACGGCTTGCTGGTGTCGCTTGTCACCGGCTTGGCGCTCGCCGCCCCGTGGCCCGCGGGGATCGAACTCAATTACCCGAAGATCGGCACCAAACTGGTGCTGCTCGTCATCCTGGGCGGAGTGCTCGGCATGGGTAATGCCCGTCAACGGCGCACTGGTGAGAGCGTGCCGCGGCCCTTGTTCTATGCCGTGGGTGCGCTGTCCTTCGTGACGGCCGGTATCGCCGTTCTCTGGTGA
- a CDS encoding ABC transporter ATP-binding protein, which produces MTNSNDPDRQVLLEIRDAVVHYGRIEALHGVSLTVHQGELVTLLGSNGAGKTTLMRAVSGLRPLTSGSVWFEGRDISRVKAHNRVTEGLIQAPEGRGVFPGMTVTENLEMGCYGRKFPSKAEHRERLDWVFTTFPRLEERATQVGGTLSGGEQQMLAIGRALMARPRVLLLDEPSMGLAPMVISQIFKIISDINAQGTTVLLVEQNAQQALSRSDRAYILETGNITRTGPARDLLADDSIRAAYLGVA; this is translated from the coding sequence ATGACGAACTCGAATGACCCGGACCGGCAGGTACTGCTGGAGATCCGCGATGCAGTGGTGCACTACGGCAGGATCGAAGCGCTGCACGGTGTTTCGCTGACCGTCCATCAGGGCGAATTGGTGACACTACTGGGCTCCAACGGCGCGGGGAAGACCACGCTGATGCGCGCGGTCTCCGGTCTGCGGCCGCTGACCTCTGGCTCGGTGTGGTTCGAGGGCCGCGACATCTCCCGGGTCAAGGCCCACAACCGTGTCACCGAGGGTCTGATCCAGGCGCCGGAAGGCCGTGGTGTGTTCCCCGGTATGACCGTCACCGAGAACCTCGAAATGGGTTGCTACGGAAGGAAGTTCCCCAGCAAGGCCGAGCACCGTGAACGGCTGGATTGGGTGTTCACGACGTTCCCCAGGCTGGAGGAGCGGGCTACCCAGGTGGGCGGCACGCTCTCTGGTGGTGAGCAGCAGATGCTGGCCATCGGACGCGCGCTGATGGCCCGTCCCCGGGTGCTGCTCCTGGACGAGCCGTCAATGGGGCTGGCGCCGATGGTGATTTCGCAGATCTTCAAGATCATTTCCGACATCAACGCCCAGGGAACCACTGTCCTGTTGGTCGAGCAGAACGCCCAGCAGGCACTGAGCCGCTCCGACCGCGCCTACATCCTGGAGACCGGCAATATCACCCGCACTGGTCCTGCCAGGGATCTGTTGGCCGACGACAGTATTCGCGCCGCCTACCTCGGTGTTGCCTGA
- a CDS encoding lipid-transfer protein: MSPDPVYILGAGMHPWGKWGRDFTEYGVVAARAALAEAGLDWRQIQLVAGADTIRNGYPGFVAGATFAQKLGWNGVPVSSSYAACASGSQALQSARAQILAGFCDVALVIGADTTPKGFFAPVGGERRNDPDWQRFHLIGATNPVYFALLARRRMDLYGATLEDFANVKVKNARHGLNNPNARFRKETSIGDVLASPMVADPLRLLDICATSDGAAALIVASKSFAEKHLGSVEGVPSVRAVSTVTPQYPQHLPELPDIATDSTAVVPGPERVFKDQILDAAYAEAGIGPDDVSVAEVYDLSTALELDWYEHLGLCARGEAEQLLRSGATSLGGRVPVNPSGGLACFGEAIPAQAIAQVCELTWQLKGQATGRQVDGAKVGVTANQGLFGHGSSVIVAR; encoded by the coding sequence ATGAGCCCGGACCCGGTCTACATCCTCGGCGCGGGCATGCACCCGTGGGGTAAATGGGGCCGAGACTTCACCGAGTACGGCGTGGTGGCCGCCCGCGCGGCGTTGGCCGAGGCCGGGCTGGACTGGCGACAGATCCAGTTGGTGGCGGGCGCCGACACGATCCGCAACGGCTACCCGGGTTTTGTCGCCGGTGCGACATTCGCGCAGAAACTCGGCTGGAACGGTGTGCCCGTGTCGTCCAGCTACGCGGCGTGCGCCAGCGGATCGCAGGCCCTGCAGAGCGCCCGCGCGCAGATTCTGGCGGGATTCTGCGATGTCGCCCTGGTGATCGGAGCCGACACCACACCCAAGGGGTTCTTCGCCCCGGTCGGTGGGGAGCGCCGGAACGACCCTGACTGGCAGCGCTTTCACCTCATCGGCGCCACCAACCCCGTGTACTTCGCCCTGCTGGCCCGCCGCCGGATGGATCTCTACGGCGCGACGCTGGAGGATTTCGCCAACGTCAAGGTCAAGAATGCCCGCCACGGCCTGAACAATCCCAACGCCCGGTTCCGCAAGGAAACCTCCATCGGCGACGTACTGGCCAGCCCCATGGTGGCCGATCCCCTTCGGCTGCTTGACATCTGCGCGACCTCCGATGGTGCGGCGGCCCTGATCGTGGCGAGCAAGTCGTTCGCGGAGAAGCACCTCGGTTCGGTCGAAGGCGTTCCGTCGGTTCGCGCGGTCAGCACCGTTACCCCGCAGTATCCCCAGCACCTCCCCGAATTGCCCGACATCGCAACAGATTCCACTGCGGTGGTGCCCGGACCAGAGCGGGTGTTCAAGGATCAGATTCTCGATGCCGCGTATGCCGAGGCCGGTATCGGACCCGACGACGTCAGTGTCGCCGAAGTCTACGACCTGTCAACGGCTTTGGAACTGGACTGGTATGAGCACCTCGGCCTGTGCGCCAGGGGCGAAGCCGAGCAACTGCTGCGCAGCGGTGCCACCAGCCTCGGCGGCCGCGTGCCGGTCAATCCCTCCGGCGGGCTGGCCTGCTTCGGCGAGGCAATCCCCGCCCAGGCCATCGCCCAGGTCTGCGAATTGACCTGGCAGCTCAAGGGGCAGGCGACCGGACGTCAGGTCGACGGCGCGAAGGTCGGCGTCACCGCCAACCAGGGCCTGTTCGGTCACGGCTCGTCGGTGATCGTCGCTCGCTGA